DNA from Xiphophorus maculatus strain JP 163 A chromosome 6, X_maculatus-5.0-male, whole genome shotgun sequence:
AGTAggaccagtagaaccagtagGACCAATAGAACAAATAGAACCAGTGGAACCAATAgtaccagtggaaccagtaggACCAGTAgtaccagtggaaccagtagaaccaataGAACAAATagaaccagtggaaccagtagaaccaataGAACCAGTAGGACCAATAgtaccagtggaaccagtagaaccaataGAACAAATAGAACCAGTGGAACCAATAgtaccagtggaaccagtaggACCAGTAgtaccagtggaaccagtagaaccaataGAACAAATagaaccagtggaaccagtagaaccaataGAACCAGTAGGACCAATAgtaccagtggaaccagtagaaccaataGAACAAATAGAACCAGTGGAACCAATAGtaccagtagaaccagtagGACCAATAGAACAAATagaaccagtggaaccagtagaaccaataGAACAAATAGAACCAGTGGAACCAATAgtaccagtggaaccagtagaaccaataGAACAAATAGAACCAGTGGAACCAATAgtaccagtggaaccagtaggACCAGTAgtaccagtggaaccagtagaaccaataGAACAAATagaaccagtggaaccagtagaaccaataGAACCAGTAGGACCAATAGAACAAATagaaccagtggaaccagtagaaccaataGAACAAATAGAACCAGTGGAACCAATAgtaccagtggaaccagtaggACCAGTAgtaccagtggaaccagtagaaccaataGAACAAATagaaccagtggaaccagtagaaccaataGAACCAGTAGGACCAATAgtaccagtggaaccagtagaaccaataGAACAAATagaaccagtggaaccagtagaaccagtagGACCAATAgtaccagtggaaccagtagaaccaataGAACAAATAGAACCAGCGGAACCAATAGAACAAATAGAACCAGTAGAACAAatagaaccagtagaaccaataGGACCAGTAGAACCAATAGGACCAGTAGAACAAATAGAACCAGtggaaccaacagaaccagtagGACCAATAGAACAAatagaaccagtagaaccaataGGACCAGTAGAACAAATAGAACCAGTGGAACCAATAGAACCAGTAGAACTGGGTCGGTATTCAGAGTCGGACTCAGCAGGATAAATTAGTGATTTATTCTGGATTAGATCAGACAGGAGGAACTGAGGCACAGTGATGAGAAGTTACAGAGaaacagcagctaaaaaaataaagatcagaGTCCTTGTCGCGCTCCacgtctccatggcaacagaaTGTGCAGGCCCAAGGCGGCGGGCCAATCAGAGAGCGGCTAGCGGCGGTAGACGCCGAAGGCCACCAGGCTGAGGAAGATGGTGATGCCGACCAGCGAGGCGGTGGCCGGCGCCGTGAAGAACTGCCGGTACTGGATCTGACAGTACCACAGCACGGacagcatcagaaccagcagcggGACCATCAGGCTGCCCACGTTCAGCGCCACCTGGACCTGGTCGGCGGGCCGCGGGCCCCCCGCCACCCCCGCCGCCACGCTCTGGGAGATGTGGCAGTGCAGGACGCAGTTATGGGCCAGGTTGAGCGAGGCCAGCGTCTGGGCGTcgtcctgcagcagctggcCCTGGTAGATGAGACGCACCTGCTGCTCCTGACCCGCAAAGTAGGTTCTGGAGGGGCAGAGAAagcagaactgggtcagaactCCACAGAGCTGGCTGCTAATCAGTTACTGGAGGAACCACACAGAGTGAGACCTCTTGGCTCTACACCAGCTTTGTGTATCCAGGAAACACGGCAGCAGGGTCACTTCCTCATTTAAATACTGTTGCAGATCTGATattgaatcatttttattgctctgagtctcaaaacattttccatttaaccaGAGCTGCTCCGTCTGAAAAATCTTATCATCTTTTACAAGATATTTCTTGTTCTAACATTCATTTGCAGCAACATTGTTTAAATTCCAGCGTGTCAGAAAAGCTGAGAAGTGCTTTATTTAGTAAGAGctcagctttgtgttttaaatatcagtAAAGCTGCAGAGAATAAAGTCGTGATTTTATGATTCTTCAtcatcaaaacaaatcaaatgctGAATCTTTCAACACATCAGACAGAAATGATCAGCTGCACGACTTTAAACgatttatttcaaagaaagaaccaGAGCTGGTCAGAACTCTATTGAAGCTTTTTtactcaaatttatttttaataaagtcatTTGACTATTTAGAGGATTTAACAACTTTCTTCCAGCAATATTGCGTCTTTAATCTGGCACTATAACTATTCTGCTAGTATGACTGTTTTTGTAATTCTGCTTGTATTTGAAAAGAAATCTCTCAGCCTGGCATGAAACTTGCTTTACTGACCTCTGCTGCCATCTTTCCTGTCAAACGTCCCCATCTTCCCCCTTTGACGGCAGATACATTTCTAAGGCCCGGTCTTAATCCGGGCCCCGGGCCCCGGGCCCCTCACCCCGTGCTCCGGGCCCTTTTCTTAAGTGAGCACTCAGAGGAGGTGAACATCAGGATATTCTGGTTCCAAGCAGCAAAAGGTGAGAACTGGACAGAACGTCTCTGGTCGAAACGTCGACATCCAAAATGGCGGACTGGTCGCTGTTTAGACAGTTACTgctaaaaaaagattttaaatgttcagtaaAGATATTTTTGCTTTCCAAAGTCATCGCTGGAGATATTTGGCTGTTTTAATGAGTTTTGTTATGACTTGTTGAATACAGAGCAAAATTCAAtataatcacaaaaacaaaaatgatttcaatactttgaaaactgatttttgttttttttttgcgacACAGCTGACACTGTGAGCATTTCCATATTTCCAAAATGTACTAATATTCATTGTTAGCAAGATTTTCTAAAGGGAATATTATACAGGAAATTTATTCCATCTTTAAGtttgaatatgataaaattGAATCTTCTAACAAGGCTGAAGAGTTAGAATatattagggctgttgtaaactaatattttagtaatcgagtaatctatcgattattcttacgattaattgggtaatcagattttaaaaaaagatcaaataaaacattggtaaatctaacataacagcagtattactatcgcgtatcaatatcagtccaatttttcacagttgagtttccctaacaataacttttctgtactctagaaaactaacctgtaacaataacagctcactttctaagttaacctgaagaaacgTTATAGaagaatctgaaattatattcagtgtaataataaagaggcaggcggCTATTTGTGAGCAGgctattattaaaaatgtctaaactcCAGCTTATTGTTTCTGTATTCACCtccagtcagtttaatagatgaactctcaccttgcccagacatttatagctttgtgttcatgttagcgaCAGGATTTGACTCCTTTGTTCTTCACACACAAGATTACTAATGTGCTTGTCCAACTATTTTCTATAAGCCTTTATATTTAGTATAAaggctaaataaaaacacacattgccTTAATTCTGCCTTTTAGCTCAAAACATCACAGTAAAGAAGAACTACATCTATTTCATAACCTTTGTCTTCAAAAGCCataaatgtggattttgtttcattacaaaatattcactttggtttatttgtcaaagaaaaagaaTTTGGAATTTCACTCAATGTTCAATtattgtaacaaaatatttgcataaatgttGTTATGCAAAATGTTCCTTCTCTGCTCTCAAAAACGAACTTTCCTTTTACAAAAGATGTCTAAGATGCAGAAAATAAACGCAATAAAACTGTATGAGTTAAAGGAAGAGTTCCAGTTAGGAGTCCCCTAACACGtccacttattttatttttcactcattttagTCATTTGTTGGAGCCTCGGTTTGATTTAACAAGCCTCGGTTTTgttcaatcaaaacaaaaccgattgttttgttttgatttaagtttttgatttagtttgttATGAGGCACCATCAGCTGCTACTGCtggcttagtgctgtcaatcatcctgatgtactcgctgctaaatatGCTcttggcagagaaacaacttactgtcaCTGAAAACCTGTTCATCCACCATCATCTGTGGCTAATTAGCCTAGCACTCATGACTGGCTGTGCTATCAGAAACAGGCTGTAGGGATGCCGGGGGGGATGAGCAGCGCCACTTAGAGGGTGATTGGCaacactaagacccgcctcctggctctgattggcgcTCGGTCTGTACCGTTTGATGTAGCCGATGGTGTCGTGCGGTTGGACCTGGGCCGTTCTCTCCGTGTCGTTGAGGAACTTCAGGCGGACCACCATGCTCCGCTCCGCTCCCCGCCGCCTCGCCCCGTCTTCCGCCTCGGGCTCCGCCTCCTCCCGGGGGGAGGGGCCAGTGGGCGGAGCCTCGGACAGAGCGCCGTCACCCACAGAGGCGATGGAGGAGAGGGGCGTGTCCTGTGGGGAGGGGGAGTGTCCTGGGAACAGCTGCTCCTGGGGCTCGGCGGTGCGGGTGGAGACCCAGGCGAGCAGCAGcaccatcagcagcagcagcgagcCGAACAGCAGCGTCACCTCGTCCCCCACGCCTTCGATCAGAGCCATCGCCAGCAGCGCACCTGAACAAGGGACGGCTCAGGTGAGCAGCACAGACAAATACAGGGAACCTCTGGTTCAGTCACCATGGCAACTGATGCTAAATGCACGTGACAATCATTAGAACCGGATCCAAAACAGACCCAGAACCAGGAGCAGGACAGACCTCCAGAGAACTCAGAGGAATGTTCTGAGTCAGAACCCGGGGTGACAGTAagccggtccggtccggtccggtccgctGCTGCGTACCTGCAGAAGAGCGGTACGCAGCAGCGGGACAACAGCTGCAGTTTGAGTCAGGATAGATCTGCTAGCAGCAGGCAGTCTAAATCCTAATCTGTTTGTAAATATCtatcatttttcatttccaaTAGTTCCTGATCGGTCCGTGCTGCGGGAGCCTCTCCGCTCCTGGAGCTCCTGGTTTGGGTCAGCAGCCCTCACaccagtggtgggaagtaacgaagtacaagtacttcgttactgtacttaagtacaattttcgtgtatctgtactttacttaagtagatttaataatggatactttctacttttactccactacatttaacagtaagtatctgtactttctacttcactacatttctatatagcgtttcgttactcgttacatccaagacgcatttcagttttttgatttgttcgttagtttgaaagtatccaATGGCGAGAGCAGAATCAGTCCGCTGAACCAATCCAAAGCGGGAAATAACCATTAGGCCCCTccctcaagaagagcagcacagtacgcaggacctgcagaatcattaactcccagaatggagtccaaggatagtcatcctccagaagacctgccccacccatggccttatttaaaagatttctttgaaataactgggtcaaaaaACGCTTCCTGGAGATTCCAATGCCGCCTTTGTCTTCCCcgaaagcatgaaattctatctttcaaaaattcaccatcaaatttgaaaaaacatattgaggtaagttaagttgctaaacgctatcgatgttaaattaatttgtgttagtgaagtttcatgtaatcttagcaagctttttgttgaactcgactgcagtaaataaatacgattactgtatattgttataagctAGCGCAATTGTCGCAAGTCCGGCGACATTGGCGGACATGCCCGCCCACAGAGTCAGCCGGACCCCCCCTGCCTGGAAGGTGTTTATTGTCAGCCCCTTTCTGTTAAGAGTTCTCTCAAAATAGCTGGCAAAAAagttaagttcatgttttgttaggACGAAAGACTAGATGTTTCCAAATCGCTTgatgtttgttaggtcagtttaaagtcccttttttcagggaaacaattttcttttgaacgtgtttattttgaattaaataaaacatttccaaggtataataatttctctcattttgcctAATTACATGTAACCCTGCAGGTCATCCCTGGAATTCTGatgcatagaataaaatatctaaatctaaactgtcacagggggtaaaatacaataaaaacatgctttatctgcagcattgctcattaaaatggtacattactgatttattaaaactaaatacgataggtacacttCATGACATTATATAAGCTGTTAGGTATTATGGTtggcaagtacttttacttttaatacttaagtagttttaaaagcttgtactttcttacttttacttaagtaaaataataatgtggtactttgacttttacttgagtaaatttttatctgtgtatttgtacttttacttaagtacattgtatgagtactttctccaccactgccTCACACCGTTCTCCGCCATGATTAACGTCTGTCTGCTGGTCACTAAATGTCCCAGTTAGAAGCAAACGGAGAATATCTAGTTGATGTTTGTCGTTATTTTGCTCAattaaaacccccaaaacaactGATTATTAACTTATAGCCGGAGATTTCACTGGTACTCAGCGACTCTTCCCAAGGTGGGTAGTTGCTGGTCGGATCGGTGCGTTTGATTTATGGACTGGGACATTTTACACAGGTGGTCCACAGACATAAAACATGCGGCGTGCAGCTGGACCGGACGAACAATAAATCGCTGATCGTTTACTGACCTTAAAGTAAAAcagtgaattattttttaattcaatcaaaACTTGATTAAAGTGCAGAAAACAATGAAtttgtttgacagaaaacacagagatgaAACGTTACGGCAGAGTTACAACATGAATGGTTCATCAATGTTTCCACATCCCATAATGTAGGTTACTCAGGTTAAAGTAGTTCTTTATGTAACCTGCACTTAAATACAGATAAAGGTACTATTACAAGTAACTAATAGctcaataaaatgttactttagtTCCTTTGTGACGagcaaaaacaaagttctgCTCATCACAAAGGAAAGGAGAACATGTTCATTTAAAGGAgcaaatttataaataaacatgcagcacaaaatattctgtgtattttaatgGACATTAATGTCCAATATcttatttcagctgtttgtccCTCCTCTGCTAGGTTTAAATAACAGAGTCCAAACTAAGctcctgattttgttttcagtttcagtcaATAGAAATTAGAACCtgataaaactttacatttgttGTTAAATATGAACGTTTACAATATTTGATGAACctgttttctcatattttcagTTAAACTGAAGCATTAATTTCAATAagggcttttctttttttcagaagtGACTTGAACTAAACATCAGTGACGTTTTTCTGCCGTTTCCTTGGTTTATTTGACTGAATAATGAAATTAACTGAGTAACTTTactcaaaacaaattcaagtaaaagttcagattttgtAAACAACTTAAAGTACAAATTAGACAAACTGTAATTACTGCAATACATGTAACTAATTAGTTTCCACCCAGTAAGCCAGAACCAAAATATTTCTTCCACATTATGAAATGCTTCTGCTGCCTGAAGAGggaaatattcatgtttttatttgttctgttcGCATTAAGAGCCACTGACGATTATCGTTATCATACCGgcaagaaattaaaattactttcacTTCTGGTCAGAACCGAACCGGAACCAGGAGAAGTTCTGCTGATCCAGAACACCAACCTTTTCTGGGTCCAGGCTGCTCCGAACCTCCGCTGGAGTTCTGCTGACCGGACCGAACCTGTTCCTCAGCAGCTGCCTCAGGACGTCTCCGGGTTCCGGACCTTATTCATGTGCGGCTGGTTCCGGTCGGTGTAAAGCTCCCGGTTCGTACTCTCTTCCCGGTGATGTGCCGTTTGGACCGCTAGCTGGCCCTGCTGGGAAGCTCGGACCGAACCAGCAGAGTGTTCTGAGCTGCTCTTACCTGAGCTCACCTGAGCAGTTGGCTAAACCCGGAGCTAATGGCTAACAACGGCACCGGAAGTAGTTCCGGACCGGTCCGACCCAAGTTCGGACCAGAGGGGAACCAGAACTCACCGTCTCACAGAAGAAGCTTCATAGCAGAGCATTTAGCCTCCAAACTAACAGGCTAATCTGCGCTGGCTGCTGCcgcttcttctgctgctgttcagACAGAACCGAGGCGACTTTCGCCCCCTGTTGGTCACTGCCTGCAATAACAGCCTCTGATTCATCTGATAGCGTAGCTCCGTAACCGGTCTGACCATTATGATGAACCTCTAGAACCAGGTTCTGACTCCAGGTTTTGAGGCCCGGTTCTGGTGTTCATCTACAGACGCTCCGTCAAGAATGATctctggttttcttttgttttaaatccttCTCTATTTTTATCATTTGCCTTACTGTTATGTTCTTTGTACCTCAACAAGTCATTGAGTATACTGTTTGtcattaataaagaaaatgacagtCATTTAATAATGTAATCAGCCGGAGCAGCAGGGGGCAACAGCGAGCCGGAGCCATCAGCGCGCAGGTTCCTCaccaggtcagagttcatcacaggtagaaataaacacagacacCAGCAGAGGTTCGGGTTTATTAATGGGTTCAGTGATTGTGGACCAAATAACAAACTGCTTATGCTACAACTGCGCATGCGTGAACAACACAGTTTGTTCACCCCGGTGCATTATGGGTCGCAAGAGCTGCAGAAGATGTCTGgatggagatgatgatgatgatgatgatatcatcatcatcactcaGTGACCCAGTTAGGACTCTAAAGTTCCGGTTCTATTCCTGCTGTTCAGGAGCAGAAAGTGTTAGAACCACAGGTTCACCTTGCAGACCCGCTATGGTACCAGAACCTTGTCCTGGTTCCTGGTGGACTTCCACCGTCTGGGTCCAGAACCACCAGGAGGTTCTGAGCAGTGTGGACCCGGCCTGGTGTCCTCTCGGCGGCCGGCTTCCGGCAGCGCGCGGGTCCTCTCTGCCTCTGGGCCGGGGATCCGCtccgagccgagccgagccgcAGAGGAGGCTCTGTTCACCGGATCCGTCGGCTTGTCCCCGTCCGGTCCGCGGGCCCCCGTGGTCTGTGCGCTCCTTGGCACATAATCTGGACTGGGACCAGAACCGAACCAGAGAGAGTTTGAAGCTGTGTTATTCCAGCAGCGGggctggctgctgctctgtccGCGGCTCTGGTTTCATCCTCCGCCTTTGTCTCATGTTTTCCCCCGGAGGTCCTCCCCCTGCGGCGCGGGGCGGAGTTTCATACCGAGCTAGACGCTCCTTTTGTCGGATTCGTTTCGAACTGACTCCCCGGGGTTTACGGGCAAAAAACAGACTCTAAGAAAGGCTCAGAACCAGCCGAACCGGCACGGTTCTGTTCGGGAACCATCCGGGAATCCAACAGAACCATCAGGTAAGCGAAGGTTTCGTATTTTAAACGGATTTCTCGGTTTTTCTGCTCGGTTGTCCCCGAGTCCCCGGAACATTCATGGCGGCTTCGCAGTGAGGCTTTCTGGGGGACCGACTTCGATCCTTCCCGCTGCGACCCGATAGCAGCTCCTGGTTCTAGTAATCGGGTCGGTTCGGCCGGGGGAACCGCAGATGGTGTGTTTCCAGAACCTTTCAACAGCATTCCAGGTCATTTCAGACCGTTTCTGCGGTTTTCTGTTGCAAGAGGATTATCGGCTGCACATGTCGGAACCAGCGGTTCTGCGGAGATTAAACCACAGAAACGGTTTAATCTCCGCAGTTTGGCCGCTTTCACTCCTAATTTAGACAGATTCCCGTGCGCCTTCCAGCGAATGCTACGTGCTGACTCCTGCCGGAGGAGGAACGCCATTACCGGGGCAGCTGCAGCCAGGCGGCCCGCTCAGTCCGCGGGGCCCCGGGCAGGCTCCTGAAGGGCGGCCCCTGATGGCCCCCAGAGCTCGGTGGAGACCCGGACCCGTCAGCACAGCAGGTCCCGGTTCAACAGAAAACCCCACATGGTTTCTCgaaacagaaccagagccgGTCCGGTTCAGAACGACACGGAGTGGAGttcccagctgctgctgctgctgcatcagcCAGACCGCTGCTGCTCAGTCCTGCCCCCTACCGGCCAGCCGAGGAGGAGGCAGCACCACCTCCTCCAGGAGTCCTGACCCGACCCAAAGGGAGGTTCTGGAGGGTTCTTTGGTGAAACTATGCTCATCTAAAAGTGTcagttattttttctgaaagattttgtttggtgaactaaaacaaaattgaaatcATGATTCTGGCAGAAAAACATGTCCAACCTGAaggacaggtgtgtgtgtgtgtctcagttgAAGGACagatgggtgtgtgtgtgtgattgcaGAGCGGCAGAGCCTCCGTCACGATGaacggcagcagcagcatctctgCGGCTCAGAGGATCAAGGCTGAAACAGGTAGGTGTGTTTCGGCCCCGgcctggtggtggcagcatcatggcgCTGACGGCTGTCCGTCCGCAGACGCGTGGAGCCAGGAGGACTGCCTGACGCTGCTGGAGCGGATCCGCGGTCTGCTGCCCGACGGAGACGCCATGAAGTACAAAACCACCGAGTCGCACTTCGACTGGGACAAGGTCGGCTTCGGCCGCTTCACCGGGGACATGTGCCGCCAGAAGTGGCAGAAGGTCTCCTCCGAGGTACGGCCCGCCGCCAGTGGGCCCAGTGGGTTAGGGTTGGGTTCCAGATCCTCACTTTTCATTCCGGTTCTGTTTTCAGGTCCGGAAGTACCGGACCATGACGGAGCTCATTGTGGACGCCATTGAGTTTGTCAAGAACCCGTACAAAGGCAAGAAGCTGAAGGTGAGTGGTGTGGGTCCAGAACCAGGCTCAGCAGCAGAATCGTACCAGTTCTGACCCGGTGTCTGTGTCCAGACCCACCCGGACTTCCCCAAAAAGCCGCTGACTCCCTACTTCCGCTTCTTCATGGAGAAACGGGCCAAATACGCCAAGATCCATCCGGAGATGAGCAACCTGGACCTCACCAAGATCCTGTCCAAGAAGTACAAGGAGCTGCCAGATAAGAAGAAGGTCAAGACAAGAACCAGGAACCAGGAagtggaaccagaaccggaaccagctCACATGGTCCCAATGTCTCTGCTTTGTTTCAGCAAAAGTACATCACAGAGTTCCAGCGGGAGAAGGAGGAGTTTGAGAAGAACATGGCCCGGTTCAGGTGAGTTCTGTCCAGTGGTTCCAGTCCCGTTGTTCCGGTCTAGTGGTTCCAGTCCTGTCCTGATGCATGGTGTCCCGCAGGGAGGAGCATCCGGACCTgatggaggagaggaagaagtcGGACCTGCCGGAGAAACCCAAGACGCCCCAGCAGCTGTGGTACAACCACGAGAAGAAGGCCTACATGAAGCTGCACCCAGAGGTACTGGCCCGGTTCTGCCGCCGGCCCGCCCGGTTCTGCTGCCGGCCCGGCACCGTCCACTGACCGGAACCGTGTGTCCTCAGGTGAGTCAGAAGGAGCTGAAGGAGGCGCTGAGGAGGCAGTGGTCCCAGCTGTCCGACAAGCGCAGGCTGAAGTGGATCAGCAAGGCGCTGGAGCTGCAGAAGGACTATGAGGTGAGGTTCTGGTTGTGGTTCTGGCCCGAACCACTGCCTTGGTTCTGACCTGCCAGACTCTGTGTTGCAGGACAGCATGAGGGCGTACCACGAGGCCCACCCAGACTCCAACTCAGAGGAACACGTCCGCTCTGTCCTCACCAAGGCCGAGAGACAGCTGAAGGACAAGTTCGATGGACGGCCCACCAAGCCGCCGCCGTGAGTCCACCAGTACCACCAGTATAACCAGTAGGACCACTACCCTACTCATACACGGTACCAATAGGGTTGTAAATTCTTCCACTGTCTGTAGCGCTGTGTCAACCCAGTGCGCCCAGTCTGCAGCCTGAACGTTAAGGCCCAGATTGTGGTCtaaaccaatcagagacagagaAAGGCAGGAAccctgctctgattggctgaaatcCAACTGATCATGGACATGTCCTGCAATCAGAGAGCTGGGTAGGGTAGTCTAGGCTACTCTATGTTATGCTAGGCTACATTAAGCTAGTAACCTGGCCTAGCTTAAAGTAGCTATGGTAGGCTACTTTAAGGTAGGCCAGACTACTCTCTGTTAGAGTAAGATGGACTAAGTTAACCCAGGTTAAGCTGCTCTACTCTATGCAAGGCTAACTTAGGCTAGATTTGTCAGAGAAACAGAGATGTAGCTCTGATAAAGAGGAAATCTGGAAAAGTTGAGTGGTGAGCCCTGAAACGCTGGAGGTTGTGGTGGTGAAACTGGTCCCAGTGACATTTTCCAGGTCAACTCGATCACTGCCGGTTCAGCCCGGTGGCTCCCAGTCAACTGGTCCCAGTTCAAACAGTTCATGAACCAGCAGGGCATCCAGTCGCTGGCCCGCAGCATCCCTCCTAGTGAGCTGCCCAgtaacagcagaaccagaacctgatgTCTGCGATGGCGGTTCTTTTCTGGAACCAGAAAATGTTTGGAGACGATAAATGATGTGCATTGATCCAACTGCCTGATTCCTCCAGCCAAACCAGTGATGAGAAAcgttattaaattgttttaatttgaaccGGAGCGCATTGAAACCGATCAGAACTAGAAATAACAAGAGGTGATGACGAGGAggagcaaacagaggaagagttggctgctgctgccttcaggttcgtaatgaaacaatgaatgagaCTCACCTGGTCACTGTGTGGTCCAGTAAGTGGTTCTGTAGCTCTGTGTCGGTTCGGCAACAGCTGTTACTGACGGTGGTTTCACATTCAGTACCGGtgagctccgttagcatttctagtagtaatagctccgttagcatttctagtagtaatagc
Protein-coding regions in this window:
- the tmub1 gene encoding transmembrane and ubiquitin-like domain-containing protein 1, coding for MALIEGVGDEVTLLFGSLLLLMVLLLAWVSTRTAEPQEQLFPGHSPSPQDTPLSSIASVGDGALSEAPPTGPSPREEAEPEAEDGARRRGAERSMVVRLKFLNDTERTAQVQPHDTIGYIKRTYFAGQEQQVRLIYQGQLLQDDAQTLASLNLAHNCVLHCHISQSVAAGVAGGPRPADQVQVALNVGSLMVPLLVLMLSVLWYCQIQYRQFFTAPATASLVGITIFLSLVAFGVYRR